The following are encoded together in the Thermothelomyces thermophilus ATCC 42464 chromosome 3, complete sequence genome:
- a CDS encoding copper transporter-like protein (hypothetical copper transporter) gives MDHHDMTGMSSVATMTTTAAAAAATSSGKSGMGGMGGMGSGNGCKISMLWNWNTIDACFIAKSWKITSRGVFAGSCIGVVLLVIVLEMLRRSVKEYDRFLLNKHRKSLAAAKPTPSPKTASDDGTDALHCPAVVSQGYRPNVFEQAIRALLHMLQFAVAYFIMLLAMYYNGYIIICIFIGAYIGSFIFHWETLGGGQQTSASKEATVCCG, from the exons ATGGATCACCACGACATGACTGGCATGTCGTCCGTGGCGACAATGACTACGACGGCTGCCGCAGCTGCTGCCACGAGCTCTGGAAAGAGTGGGATGGGCGGCATGGGCGGCATGGGGAGCGGAAACGGTTGCAAGATCTCC ATGCTGTGGAATTGGAACACCATCGATGCATGCTTCATTGCGAAATCGTGGAAGATCACGTCCAGGGGCGTCTTTGCCGGATCCTGCATCGGTGTCGTACTGCTGGTTATCGTCCTCGAGATGCTGCGCCGTTCCGTCAAGGAGTACGACCGCTTCCTCCTCAACAAGCACCGCAAATCGCTGGCGGCCGCCAAGCCGACTCCATCACCAAAGACGGCGTCCGATGACGGCACCGATGCTCTTCACTGCCCTGCTGTTGTCAGTCAGGGGTACCGCCCGAACGTGTTCGAGCAGGCCATACGCGCTCTACTGCACATGTTGCAGTTCGCCGTCGCCTACTTTATTATGCT GCTAGCCATGTACTACAACGGCTACATCATTATCTGCATCTTCATCGGCGCCTACATTGGCAGCTTCATTTTCCATTGGGAAACACTCGGCGG TGGACAGCAGACCAGCGCTTCCAAGGAAGCCACCGTGTGTTGCGGTTAG